In Xiphophorus maculatus strain JP 163 A chromosome 2, X_maculatus-5.0-male, whole genome shotgun sequence, one genomic interval encodes:
- the LOC102226209 gene encoding olfactomedin-like, which produces MLPFLLLLLTSLKGGDAQSVLGRSKDGSCHCEVNSTMWSFPVLKYEAVLLQVKTCEGSLSSLQEQVLLSTTRLPQIQAQVENVTARLQPFQYLRHQGLYTALSLRLLGQELSQLEIGLSAVHTQLNNTQTQKLSTEVGKLRKDVEKMQVSDTINLKTVKENLRYLKNSVESCKTIPKDFKGQHRYCMKGLITNISEPVTTSTSPYGKSYISGSWGRQAKMDAEGEKDSYWVQTLLNSHIYGNTLRVYQTYEDFMASVNHKDYTLAPSFNHADAVEGPSGVLYGEALYYHCYGSADVCRYDLKTMSVKRATLPGTGVGIKNKFPYCYYDCRPHSDVDVEADETGLWVIYTTLSNHGNLVVSRLVWDGEAQTLTVTQTWETRLFKKAVSNAFMVCGVMYATRYVNDYREEVFYAFDTATGKEDNSLALPLEKVAKGVASLSYNPIKRQIYMYNDGYLLAYQTYF; this is translated from the exons ATGCTGCCATTTCTCCTTCTTCTGCTAACATCCCTA AAAGGTGGAGATGCCCAAAGTGTGCTCGGCCGGAGTAAAGACGGCTCCTGCCATTGTGAGGTGAACTCCACCATGTGGTCCTTCCCGGTGCTAAAGTACGAAGCTGTGCTGCTGCAGGTTAAAACCTGTGAGGGATCTCTGAGCAGTCTGCAGGAACAG gtGTTGCTCTCCACCACTCGTCTTCCTCAGATTCAGGCTCAAGTTGAAAATGTGACAGCCCGTCTTCAGCCCTTTCAGTACCTTCGCCACCAGGGCCTGTACACCGCACTGTCTCTGCGCCTGCTGGGTCAAGAACTCAGCCAGCTAGAGATCGGACTCAGTGCAGTCCACACCCAGCTGAACAACACGCAGACTCAGAAACTTTCCACAGAG GTGGGTAAACTGCGTAAAGATGTAGAAAAGATGCAAGTCTCAGACACTATTAATCTAAAGACCGTAAAAGAAAATCTCCGCTACCTGAAGAACAGCGTGGAGTCCTGCAAGACAATTCCCAAAGACTTTAAAG GCCAGCACAGGTACTGCATGAAGGGTCTAATTACCAACATCAGTGAACCTGTCACAACCAGTACCAGTCCCTATGGTAAGAGCTACATCTCTGGATCATGGGGCAGACAGGCAAAGATGGACGCAGAGGGAGAGAAGGACAGCTACTGGGTTCAAACTCTGCTCAACAGCCACATCTATGGTAACACCCTCCGTGTTTACCAAACCTATGAAGATTTCATGGCATCTGTCAACCATAAGGACTACACCCTTGCCCCATCCTTCAATCATGCTGATGCCGTCGAGGGTCCAAGCGGTGTCCTGTATGGTGAAGCTCTGTACTATCACTGCTACGGCTCTGCCGACGTCTGCCGCTATGACCTGAAGACCATGTCTGTCAAGCGGGCGACCCTTCCAGGTACTGGTGTTGGGATCAAAAACAAGTTTCCATATTGTTACTATGACTGCCGCCCGCATAGCGATGTGGATGTGGAGGCCGATGAAACCGGGCTGTGGGTGATCTACACCACTCTCAGCAACCATGGTAATCTGGTAGTGAGCAGGTTAGTTTGGGATGGCGAAGCTCAGACCCTCACCGTGACACAGACCTGGGAGACGAGGCTTTTCAAGAAGGCGGTAAGCAATGCTTTCATGGTGTGTGGTGTGATGTACGCCACTCGCTATGTGAACGATTACAGAGAGGAAGTATTCTACGCGTTTGACACAGCTACTGGTAAAGAGGACAACTCTCTTGCTCTGCCACTGGAGAAGGTAGCCAAAGGAGTGGCTAGTCTGAGCTACAACCCCATCAAACGGCAGATCTACATGTACAATGATGGATATCTTCTGGCCTATCAAACCTACTTTTGA
- the LOC102226462 gene encoding olfactomedin-4-like, whose translation MKLFVPLIVPLWALFSLAQQAAPSKSCKCELNPTEKAFPHDKLQTAEGNATDCNTHITPQKALELESLLLGLEKRLTQLHSDVSVLEEEDDGELYGVLSLFVIENEMVEIRQLMDKLNSTTVEHQVLTADTAQQLEELKTEMIKLEKFDTMEVVKGRQVNRHLKSALETCRIGVNATVAPTQPPYGTCQRGPLRSITGPGVNTQGEFSGNYAYGAWGRDPKPEMRKENWYWMVPLTSSQYANYIRFYSSLSTLIIGVSTPGNIQIASSNPTTNTIQGPNNVLYGSALYYNCYNRDAVCRFNLTSKSVTSVQLPKGTRYNSKSNFCHLEDCYLYTDLDLATDESGVWVVYTTTEALGNLVLTKVEETEPPTLSKTWHTSVYKRSVTNTFMACGVLYATRYIDTNVEEVFYSFDTTTGMENFKVNIFINKVSPNIFSLNYNPVDQMLYAYSNAKMVSYKALFGYSDRYFS comes from the exons ATGAAGCTCTTTGTTCCACTAATTGTTCCACTGTGGGCTCTGTTCTCCCTAGCCCAGCAG GCAGCGCCAAGTAAAAGCTGCAAATGTGAGCTGAATCCAACAGAAAAGGCTTTTCCTCACGACAAACTCCAAACAGCGGAAGGCAATGCGACAGACTGCAACACCCACATCACACCACAGAAG GCTCTGGAACTGGAGAGTCTGCTGCTGGGACTGGAGAAACGCCTGACCCAGCTGCACAGTGACGTGTCTGtcctggaggaggaggacgatgGAGAGCTGTATGGTGTTCTCAGTCTGTTCGTTATAGAGAACGAAATGGTTGAGATCAGGCAGCTGATGGACAAGCTCAACAGCACCACTGTGGAACACCAAGTCCTCACCGCTGACACCGCTCAACAG CTTGAGgagttaaaaactgaaatgataaAACTGGAGAAATTTGACACCATGGAGGTGGTGAAGGGACGACAAGTCAACAGGCACCTGAAGAGCGCCCTGGAAACATGCAGGATCGGAGTTAATGCCACTGTCGCACCCACCCAACCACCATATG gtaCCTGTCAACGCGGTCCACTTCGGAGCATTACCGGGCCTGGTGTGAACACACAAGGAGAGTTCTCTGGCAATTATGCATACGGAGCTTGGGGTCGCGATCCCAAACCAGAAATGAGGAAGGAGAATTGGTACTGGATGGTACCGCTGACTTCCAGCCAGTACGCTAACTATATCCGTTTCTACTCCAGTCTTAGCACCCTCATCATTGGGGTGAGCACTCCAG GCAACATTCAGATCGCTTCCTCTAACCCAACCACCAACACCATTCAGGGTCCCAATAATGTTTTGTATGGAAGTGCCTTGTACTACAACTGTTACAACCGAGATGCTGTTTGTCGATTCAACCTCACCAGCAAAAGTGTAACCAGCGTACAACTACCAAAAGGAACCAG GTATAACTCGAAGAGTAATTTCTGCCACCTTGAAGACTGCTACCTCTACACTGACCTGGACCTGGCCACAGATGAGTCAGGCGTTTGGGTTGTCTACACCACCACCGAGGCATTAGGCAATCTGGTTCTGACCAAGGTGGAGGAGACTGAGCCGCCGACACTCAGTAAAACATGGCACACTTCAGTCTACAAGCGAAGTGTGACCAACACCTTCATGGCCTGCGGCGTCCTCTACGCAACACGCTACATCGACACAAATGTGGAGGaagtgttttattcttttgacaCCACGACAGGGATGGAGAACTTCAAAGTTAACATCTTCATAAACAAGGTGTCTCCTAACATTTTCTCCTTGAACTACAACCCAGTGGACCAGATGCTGTACGCATACAGTAATGCTAAAATGGTCTCCTACAAGGCTTTGTTTGGGTACTCTGATCGTTATTTTTCATAG